The following coding sequences lie in one Ostrea edulis chromosome 8, xbOstEdul1.1, whole genome shotgun sequence genomic window:
- the LOC125662559 gene encoding ATP-dependent zinc metalloprotease YME1L1-like, producing the protein MFSTALQPQVVTVLTQFSSQLSGARASSTESWSRNNHRRNHRQKSWKREDRSAESDVRQMEQLINLLNLEYLPKNLSALELCPLTSPHVDRLGIEKYTSSPTFFENKYGFGDTSFERPVQTPTVWRPKLFLQPQKAGNGMSIRQFHVRRTTGGDLERQDLNDIKKTLEKFESRQQAMLKEFAGSKTQSSVDLMKTQHIKGLEEKYQAILQLMKEEKTQKSQSKYFNTFLLHLLKALGFIGIIILFYRSSALMTNKKTFSIVEKDQVKEAFEDVQGMDEVLEDMKDVVKFLQNPQTFTDVGAKIPKGILLDGPPGVGKTMLARAVAGEAGVPFIYVAGSEFEEIFVGVGAKRVRELFATAKKISPCIVFVDEIDSLAAKRTSSPYVHPAANQCLNQLLTELDGFEQSTGIILIGATNRKDVIDPAMLRPGRFDMHISVDRPDQKGREKLFQLYLGKVRSDTAVNVENLAKGCVGMTGADISNLVNQAALKAAKDGADIVGMSHLEYAKDKILMGTEKKTRTPDEEANWVTAIHEAGHAIVGLESKSSASKVYKATIMKRGQALGHTQFLPEKEEYTHSRVQLMAQMDIAMGGRVAEEIMFGTDKVTTGAASDFSQATRIAKSMVMLYGMSETLGARVYTEEDLTLLSSHMRKEIDDEVNKLLQDSYCRAKTLLTSKKDNLKRLAENLMKYETLNMEEISEVMAGKEVVRT; encoded by the exons GTTGTGACTGTATTGACTCAGTTCTCTTCCCAACTGAGTGGAGCTCGGGCCTCATCTACAGAGAGTTGGAGTCGAAATAATCATCGCAGAAATCATCGGCAAAAGTCATGGAAACGAGAGGACAGGTCAGCCGAGAGCGATGTACGACAG ATGGAACAGCTGATAAATCTACTCAACTTGGAATATCTGCCTAAGAATTTGTCAGCCCTAGAGTTATGCCCCTTGACAAGTCCTCATGTTGATAGACTGGGGATAGAGAAGTATACTTCATCGCCAACTTTCTTTGAGAACAAATATG GTTTTGGGGACACTAGTTTTGAGAGACCTGTGCAAACTCCTACAGTTTGGAGACCTAAGCTTTTCCTACAACCTCAAAAAGCTG GTAATGGTATGTCAATACGTCAGTTTCATGTTAGAAGGACCACTGGAGGGGATTTGGAAAGGCAGGATTTGAATGAT ATCAAGAAAACTTTAGAGAAATTTGAATCACGACAACAGGCAATGTTAAAG GAGTTTGCTGGTTCTAAGACCCAGTCGAGTGTGGATTTGATGAAGACACAGCACATTAAGGGACTGGAGGAGAAATACCAGGCTATCCTTCAGCTGATGAAGGAAGAGAAGACTCAGAAATCGCAGTCCAAGTACTTCAACACCTTCCTGTTACACCTGCTGAAGGCTCTAGGCTTCATTGGCATCATTATATTGTTCTACAGATCGT CTGCACTCATGACTAACAAGAAGACATTCAGCATCGTTGAAAAGGACCAGGTCAAGGAAGCGTTTGAAGACGTACAGGGA ATGGATGAAGTCTTAGAGGACATGAAAGATGTGGTGAAATTCCTGCAGAATCCTCAGACTTTTACAGATGTTGGTGCCAAGATTCCTAAAG gaATTTTGTTAGACGGACCCCCAGGGGTCGGCAAGACGATGTTAGCTCGAGCTGTAGCAG GCGAGGCAGGAGTCCCCTTCATTTATGTAGCAGGCTCCGAGTTTGAGGAGATTTTTGTTGGAGTTGGTGCAAAAAGAGTTAGAGAATTATTTG CAACAGCGAAGAAGATCTCACCATGCATCGTGTTTGTTGATGAAATTGACAGTTTGGCGGCTAAGAGAACTTCTAGTCCATACGTCCACCCAGCGGCCAACCAGTGCCTCAACCAGTTACTGACGGAATTAGATGG atttgaGCAATCCACAGGGATCATTTTGATAGGAGCAACAAACAGGAAAGACGTTATTGATCC GGCCATGCTGAGACCAGGGCGATTTGACATGCACATTTCTGTGGATAGGCCTGACCAAAAGGGCAGGGAGAAGCTGTTCCAGCTCTATCTAGGCAAAGTGCGGAGTGACACAG CTGTAAATGTGGAGAATTTGGCTAAAGGCTGTGTCGGCATGACAG GGGCGGACATTAGTAATCTTGTGAACCAGGCAGCACTGAAGGCGGCTAAGGACGGGGCGGACATCGTGGGGATGAGTCACCTGGAGTACGCTAAGGACAAAATTCTCATGG GTACAGAGAAGAAGACACGAACACCGGACGAGGAGGCTAACTGGGTCACGGCGATACATGAAGCGGGACACGCTATCGTGGGGCTGGAGTCGAAGTCGTCTGCCTCCAAAGTCTACAAAGCCACGATCATGAAGCGAGGCCAAGCTCTAGGCCAT ACTCAGTTTTTGCCTGAGAAGGAGGAATACACTCACAGCCGAGTCCAGCTGATGGCACAGATGGACATCGCGATGGGAGGTCGGGTCGCGGAGGAAATCATGTTCGGAACCGACAAAGTCACAACAG GAGCTGCCTCAGATTTCAGCCAGGCGACCAGGATAGCTAAGAGTATGGTCATGTTGTATGGAATGTCCGAGACG CTTGGAGCCCGTGTGTATACAGAGGAGGATCTAACTTTATTGAGTTCACACATGAGAAAAGAAATTGACGATGAAGTCAACAAACTTCTACAG GATTCCTATTGCAGAGCGAAAACACTTCTTACTAGTAAAAAGGACAACCTGAAGAGACTGGCAGAAAACTTGATGAAATATGAGACTTTAAATATGGAAGAAATCAGCGAGGTCATGGCTGGGAAAGAAGTTGTTCGAACATGA
- the LOC125662570 gene encoding complement C1q-like protein 3 has protein sequence MALDFAVLITLVGLFFCGSDGLLLTDPSVMDQRLTHVETLIQGLTQEVNALKQENADLKSKISAGRTPSPVYFSAYRKTTLTYSTSSQVDVVFDGVRSNFHNCYDPSNGRFTAPVKGFYVFSWEILTSSGNIFDTELLVNGVRYQLNDCNNLAQTAAYSSCTGVVPAPLEVGDVVHIRSTSGTHLHGGGWSTFSGWLVFETS, from the exons ATGGCGCTGGATTTCGCTGTTTTGATCACTCTTGTGGGGTTATTTTTCTGCGGTAGTGACGGTTTACTCCTGACAGACCCGTCCGTTATGGACCAAAGATTGACTCATGTCGAGACGCTTATCCAGGGACTGACTCAGGAGGTGAATGCACTGAAACAAGAAAACGCAGACCTGAAGTCTAAAATATCCGCAG GTAGAACGCCGTCTCCTGTGTACTTTTCGGCCTATAGGAAGACCACCTTAACGTATTCTACGTCATCCCAAGTAGACGTTGTGTTTGACGGTGTCCGCAGTAACTTCCACAACTGTTACGATCCCTCTAATGGTCGCTTTACTGCTCCTGTCAAAGGGTTCTACGTCTTCAGCTGGGAAATATTGACATCGTCGGGCAACATATTTGACACCGAGCTGTTAGTGAACGGAGTGCGCTACCAGCTGAATGACTGCAACAACCTTGCGCAGACTGCTGCGTACTCGAGCTGTACCGGTGTAGTTCCAGCTCCGTTAGAGGTTGGGGACGTTGTCCACATCCGCAGTACTTCCGGGACACACCTCCATGGCGGTGGATGGTCCACCTTCAGCGGGTGGCTTGTATTTGAAACGAGTTAA